TTGACGTTATGCGGATACGTTTTCTGCATCGCGGAAAAGTATAATTTTATACGGAATTAACAGACAATCTGCAAAAGGAGTAAACTCATGATGAAACTCGATATTAAAAATCAGCAAGATATCTGTATTATAACACCGGGAACTACGCGTCTTGACGCAAGCACGGCTGTTGATTTCAAAACAGCTCTTCTGAATCTTATTAAGGAAAACAATATTCGCATCCTGCTCAATCTGGAACAAGTCGAATTCATCGACAGTTCAGGACTTGGGGCCATCATTTCTGCCCTCAGACAGGTCGGAGTAAAAGGAGACATTAAACTCTGCAACGTAAACAAGCAGATTATGGAATTACTTAGACTAACAAAACTCGATAAAATTTTAGATTCATTCGAAAACGAAAAAACAGCTCTTGAAGGCTTTTAGAGAAACGGGATATGAAGGAAT
Above is a genomic segment from Maridesulfovibrio ferrireducens containing:
- a CDS encoding STAS domain-containing protein, whose product is MMKLDIKNQQDICIITPGTTRLDASTAVDFKTALLNLIKENNIRILLNLEQVEFIDSSGLGAIISALRQVGVKGDIKLCNVNKQIMELLRLTKLDKILDSFENEKTALEGF